One window of Xylocopa sonorina isolate GNS202 chromosome 9, iyXylSono1_principal, whole genome shotgun sequence genomic DNA carries:
- the Hyd gene encoding E3 ubiquitin-protein ligase hyd isoform X2 gives MTTSIHFVVHPLPGTDDQLNDRLKEVAEKINRYGFVTLPAFSGLKVAVKQIVVGPTHIALLTEDHKICRVAFTVLSERLDLSKNEPNRNTNKNHVDNSNSAPNSGSSSGSGSRAGMSRSRARIMRGSSAIRGGGSSGGSGSGGRIGPPGVIMGGGSGSSSRPIASVPAPFVPEDLITQAQVVLQGKSRNLIIRELQRTNLDVNLAVNNLLSRDDEEGDDAEDAADTYVPEDLISLLDGGFSNEHSVIIDADSMFPEDMFGYTGIRNRGSSSRRIGNDREGERTSERDRERDSFSRWRDRQYCGPRRWLESALKDSWDKDSDNKKKELASQSPLWISEELEWWHERSSDLAPRFVQIASLYSELIAVSAGGQLYQWKWAEPEPYKHPENPNIHHPKAPWLAVITEKIVNISATAIRCSISTESGKVATWLDELVGHVASRLEHPAQTFTEFTLDKIVSLHTCALYTVAKLESGALYWWGVLPFAQRKKLWEKYKAKSRKHRSSTVSSNDISYGAHVCMKNSPIYHPGAIGFTIANGVPKVGQLLGAAWNLDATYRFKILPAGTHLPNANIEKRETNGNNGTGTINKTNHKETADRLDMPPPPSPASSTCSDTGSITTSHNRKKRVAPRNEESERKDEEEWQLKDVVFVEDVKTVPIGKVIKVDGCYVAVKFFSKDSKEKEIKEKDFSTSDFKDLTTEELIKLLADCRLLRKDEIQVIKSSMNPRAPDCFQRTPRRVNIVEGSNDSILSIATDGQGIHAIVKSGNKLSYVVYNLSTGRYVQDCYIPSDVSTFLGLQPQNINLTSAGENIECSMILRDGNNTIYPLAKDCADAIRDPNWLDLVPVMCIGASTIPIPNCSNSTNMKNQVAVIALAFDNLLLMPRILRCDYESVKQVFCNFEQDHSKYIVILILHIIPRRKTMIIFYLSENNAAQIQSILTERCDGNRNILHACISICSPPSNKENDQDIERKLVSNTVDGPSAPIEEPIPTLSWPPEAFDNTSGEEDSLLSIGTASISMMNKSGVGITSNNTYIIDSVERRNNALLILKYMCESSVLAPHLKELLTAKDIQGQTPLMLAVSVRAYHAALILLDTIQRVGRDQKECSAMILPADANPDLSPLFVTCCNDTCSFTWTGTRHINQDIFECKTCGLTGSLCCCTECARVCHRGHDCRIKITSPTAYCDCWEKCKCRALIAGHQGARYELLCRLVVNTDLVTKINSRGESILLFLVQTVGRQLIEQRQCRSALRQRSTSASRKGPSSDGLDADVPDMPDHDLEPPRFSRKALERLLNDWPAVQCMIMSGVSVNGNDQLFGDQGQLCRQSGTALLDKFTHSLLVKCSAEMLDTLLTTLIRELQNETIPGRQEEANNVARRFVRSVARIFVIFTIEMAPNTTKRRSTCQALQPLMKCRKVFQALIKLAVEELCETADSLIAPVRLGVARPTAPFTLSSAMEVINGSEELFSIEPLIPHSGVSSQTLDATLQTQQGNNNITIARDVSAMDETEGGEEVPMDVDGDISEHEESGVSGTGVTGQPLGEIDSNGGGVGEEHAGDGESDTELDLLAEAETESDSDDNHSNQDAASAQRSVQTGATAGSDGGMGSILLFPEDESGESSQQEDDESEAGETDEQDNEDFQIGDEQLERRSGSSGHLLRNNLAPVSMQWAIRNRESSMRTTGLRVTGGSNLVFIDSASLRRTTATSAVAAAQEPIIMGTTTSCLARAFGIVIRQIADLLVMTQDYKTLAPSLPRLMEITYQDTLNLQMYLEGHLKPTWDWLLTVMDATEAQLRFGVSLTRSADPTHPEHPLNNASSLSGGNFSGLLNTAALSLTLQSNTGRNQRSGIATSSNISTPQASTRLTVGFAGVGESSRNNREREGGDVHLARREFLSYCLSLMRAHNAEHRDSLPVLDVSALRHVAYVFDALVYYMRSLSEPMTSRGDAQKESANYSSWNDQDENDNDEGEEYSSPVPTALETDSVDYPDLLQVPISGSGNNSNNIPKGRKHPFLQRSDSTLCLGCPPIDPFDTVMSEALPLADQPHLLQPHSRREDLFGIPRQPTSSVGPNQNPLEGLPTRLSLSARGADNRNTPTPTFSQIIQRPLLTTSDPRRSSVTVGDSTSAKHTVKAKSFNHASDNHTLVAEQIDRAPIIVSTNNQNDQAMGSTKINKDICKSNRSVIVRAGTVSESGLNKPGASEIMSASTEAPPNPPEEMDTSGTSHETPIVHETVDTNPVLSIGTNISHNILLGRWSLSLDLFARVFMEDVGLEAGSVVSELGGFSVKEAKFRRAMEKLKNAQQRDINLLKVERDRTQLLVQTMKELNTHYNLYNRRASNAPPLAVHRVKVTFMDEPGEGTGVTRSFYTAIAEALLANEKLPNLEAAQVGSKYAQYNVLQKLKRIDRDRDLRRQNPRSSGKCRETRRALSFEARVFHPSSSVEGSNNSGAGSSSSNSHPLPVSHPNNDHLTMHQQQLGDRLYPKVYALQPALAAKITGMLLELSPAQLLMLLASEDALRQKVEEAFELIRSHSQESAREALLDLDVFSLIARCGANKKKIDNSILDDTEDNAPLFYSPGKRGFYTPRQGRASYERLNAFRNVGRLIGLCLLQNELCPIFLNRHVLKYILGRPIRFHDLAFFDSVIYESLRQLVIDSETKDSNSLFSALDLTFSIDLCPEEGGGSIELIRNGRDIEVTASNVYDYVRKYAEVRMIKVQEKALHAMREGVFDVLPEGALDGLTSEDLRLLLNGVGDINVSVLISYTSFNDESGEPADRLAKFKRWLWSIVEKMSHSERQDLVYFWTGSPALPASEDGFQPMPSVTLRPADDHLPTANTCISRLYVPLYSSRHVLRHKLLLAIKTKNFGFV, from the exons ATTGAAGGAGGTGGCAGAGAAGATAAACAGATATGGATTTGTAACATTACCAGCATTTAGCGGATTAAAAGTTGCAGTAAAACAGATTGTGGTTGGTCCAACGCATATTGCTCTTCTTACAGAAGACCATAAAATTTGcagagttgcatttacagtgTTATCAGAGAGATTGGATTTAAGTAAAAATGAACCAAATAGAaa CACAAATAAAAATCATGTCGACAATAGCAATTCAGCACCAAATAGTGGTAGTAGTAGTGGAAGCGGAAGCAGAGCGGGAATGTCCAGATCACGTGCAAGAATCATGCGTGGCAGTTCAGCAATTCGTGGGGGCGGAAGCAGTGGAGGTAGTGGCAGTGGAGGTAGGATAGGCCCTCCGGGTGTAATTATGGGTGGAGGAAGTGGTAGCAGTTCGCGCCCTATTGCGTCTGTACCTGCTCCATTTGTACCAGAAGATCTTATTACACAAGCTCAAGTGGTATTGCAAGGAAAAAGTCGCAATCTTATTATTAGAGAACTGCAG cgTACAAATTTAGATGTAAATTTAGCAGTAAATAATTTACTGTCACGTGACGATGAAGAAGGCGATGATGCCGAGGATGCAGCAGATACCTATGTTCCGGAAGATCTCATTTCATTACTAGATGGTGGATTTAGCAATGAACATTCTGTTATAATTGATGCAGATTCTATGTTTCCCGAAGACATGTTTGGGTACACAGGAATTAGGAa TCGCGGTAGTTCTTCTCGGAGAATAGGTAATGATAGAGAAGGTGAACGTACATCTGAACGGGATAGAGAACGAGACAGTTTTAGTAGATGGAGGGATCGTCAGTATTGTGGGCCAAGGCGTTGGCTAGAATCAGCACTTAAAGACTCTTGGGATAAAGATTCTG ATAATAAAAAGAAAGAGCTAGCTTCTCAAAGTCCATTGTGGATatctgaagaattggaatggtGGCATGAACGCAGTAGCGATCTCGCACCCCGTTTTGTGCAGATTGCTTCACTTTATAGCGAGTTAATCGCTGTTTCTGCTGGTGGTCAGCTATACCAGTGGAAATGGGCTGAACCTGAACCTTATAAACATCCAGag aaTCCAAATATACATCATCCAAAAGCTCCATGGTTGGCAGTAATAACAGAAAAGATAGTTAATATATCTGCAACAGCAATTCGATGTTCTATTAGTACAGAATCTGGTAAAGTAGCTACTTGGCTTGATGAACTCGTAGGACATGTCGCTTCTCGTCTTGAACATCCAGCTCAAACATTTACTGAATTTACATTGGATAAAATAGTGTCTCTTCATACCTGTGCTTTATATACCGTCGCTAAACTTGAAAGTGGTGCATTATACTGGTG GGGTGTGTTACCTTTTGCACAACGTAAGAAATTATGGGAAAAGTACAAGGCTAAGTCGCGCAAACACAGATCATCCACAGtatcatcaaatgatattagtTATGGTGCCCATGTTTGTATGAAAAATAGTCCTATATATCATCCTGGAGCAATAG gATTCACAATTGCCAATGGAGTTCCAAAAGTAGGTCAATTATTAGGAGCAGCATGGAATTTGGATGCCACTTATAGATTTAAAATATTACCAGCTGGAACTCACTTGCCCAATGCTAACATAGAGAAGCGGGAAACGAATGGAAATAATGGGACGGGTACAATTAATAAGACAAATCATAAAGAAACTGCTGATCGGCTTGACATGCCTCCACCACCGTCACCAGCTTCGAGCACGTGTAGCGATACCGGTAGCATTACGACAAGTCATA ACAGAAAAAAGCGTGTTGCGCCCCGAAATGAAGAATCAGAACGAAAAGATGAAGAAGAATGGCAGTTAAAGGATGTTGTTTTTGTAGAAGATGTTAAAACAGTTCCCATAG GTAAAGTTATAAAAGTTGATGGTTGTTACGTTGCTGTAAAATTCTTTTCGAAAGATTCAAAAGAGAAAGAGATTAAGGAAAAGGACTTTAGTACATCAGATTTCAAGGACTTAACAACAGAAGAGCTGATAAAATTATTAGCTGACTGTAGATTGCTAAGAAAGGACGAGATACAG GTAATAAAATCATCTATGAATCCAAGAGCTCCAGATTGTTTCCAACGAACACCCAGAAGAGTGAATATCGTTGAAGGATCAAATGATAGCATTTTAAGTATTGCTACTGACGGGCAAG GGATCCACGCAATAGTAAAAAGTGGAAATAAGTTAAGTTATGTGGTGTATAATTTAAGTACCGGAAGATATGTACAAGATTGTTATATTCCATCTGATGTATCAACGTTTTTGGGTTTACAACCTCAGAATATCAATCTAACAAGCGCGGGAGAA AACATTGAGTGCTCCATGATACTTAGAGATGGAAATAATACAATTTATCCATTGGCAAAAGATTGCGCCGATGCTATTCGTGATCCAAATTGGTTAGATTTAGTTCCGGTAATGTGTATTGGTGCTTCAACTATTCCCATACCAAATTGCTCAAATTCAACCAATATGAAAAATCAGGTTGCCGTTATCGCACTAGCATTTGACAACCTTCTGTTAATGCCGCGTATATTAAGATGCGATTATGAAAGTGTTAAGCAAGTGTTCTGCAATTTCGAACAAGACCACAGTAAGTATATAGTCATtttaatattacatattataccAAGAAGAAAAACTATGATTATATTTTACCTTTCAGAAAATAATGCAGCACAAATTCAATCGATATTAACGGAACGTTGTGATGGTAACCGAAATATTTTGCATGCTTGCATTAGTATATGCTCGCCACCTTCGAATAAAGAAAATGATCAAG ACATTGAACGTAAATTAGTTTCAAATACTGTTGATGGTCCGTCTGCACCTATCGAAGAACCAATTCCAACCCTAAGTTGGCCACCTGAAGCATTTGATAATACATCAGGAGAAGAAGATAGTTTACTTAGTATTGGTACTGCTAGTATATCCATGATGAACAAATCAG GTGTTGGGATAACATCAAATAATACTTACATCATAGATTCTGTTGAAAGAAGAAATAATGCGCTGcttatattaaaatatatgtGTGAAAGCAGCGTGTTAGCACCTCACCTGAAGGAGTTACTTACAGCAAA AGACATTCAAGGTCAAACTCCATTGATGCTTGCTGTTTCGGTACGAGCATATCATGCGGCTCTTATTCTATTAGATACCATTCAAAGGGTTGGAAGAGACCAGAAGGAATGTTCAGCTATGATACTTCCTGCAGATGCTAATCCAGATTTATCACCGTTATTCGTTACATGCTGTAACGACACTTGCAGCTTCACTTGGACCGGAACGCGGCACATCAACCAAGACATATTTGAATGTAAAACTTGCGGTTTAACTGGATCGTTGTGCTGTTGTACAGAATGCGCGCGAGTATGCCACAGAGGGCACGATTGCAGAATAAAAATAACTTCTCCAACGGCTTATTGCGATTGCTGGGAAAAGTGCAAGTGTCGTGCGCTTATTGCGGGCCATCAAGGTGCTCGTTACGAACTTCTTTGTCGTCTCGTAGTGAATACAGATCTGGTTACAAAGATAAACTCACG AGGGGAGAGCATATTGCTGTTTTTAGTTCAGACGGTAGGCAGGCAATTGATAGAACAACGACAATGCCGTTCGGCATTACGACAACGCTCAACATCGGCAAGTCGTAAAGGACCTTCATCTGATG GTTTGGATGCTGATGTACCAGATATGCCAGATCACGATTTAGAACCTCCTCGTTTTAGTCGAAAAGCTCTAGAAAGATTACTGAACGACTGGCCAGCAGTTCAGTGCATGATCATGTCGGGAGTTTCCGTGAATGGAAACGATCAACTGTTCGGAGATCAAGGGCAATTGTGTCGGCAAAGTGGCACTGCTTTACTTGATAAATTTACTCATTCATTGTTAGTTAAATGCAGCGCAGAG ATGCTAGATACTCTTCTTACAACTTTAATACGAGAATTACAAAATGAGACCATACCTGGGCGGCAGGAAGAAGCAAACAATGTTGCACGTCGATTTGTTCGATCTGTAGCACGAATATTTGTGATCTTCACTATAGAAATGGCACCGAATACAACAAAACGCAGAAG CACTTGCCAAGCGCTGCAACCTTTGATGAAATGTCGTAAAGTTTTCCAAGCTTTGATTAAACTAGCTGTCGAAGAATTATGTGAAACTGCCGATTCGTTGATAGCACCTGTGAGATTAGGCGTTGCTCGACCaacagcaccatttacattgAGTTCAGCGATGGAAGTAATTAATGGTTCAGAGGAGTTGTTCTCTATAGAACCATTAATACCTCATAGCGGTGTGAGCTCTCAAACTCTGGATGCTACTCTGCAAACGCAACAAGGGAATAATAATATAACTATTGCCAGAGATGTCTCTGCAATGGATGAAACAGAAGGTGGTGAAG AAGTTCCTATGGACGTAGATGGCGACATAAGCGAACATGAAGAATCGGGTGTTTCTGGAACCGGGGTCACAGGTCAACCATTAGGCGAGATTGATAGCAATGGCGGtggcgtaggcgaggaacatgCAGGGGATGGAGAATCCGATACAGAGCTTGATCTGTTGGCGGAAGCGGAAACGGAGTCGGACTCGGATGATAATCATAGTAATCAAGATGCAGCGTCTGCGCAACGCAGCGTACAAACTGGTGCTACAGCAGGATCTGACGGTGGTATGGGATCCATTTTGTTGTTCCCGGAGGATGAATCTGGAGAATCAAGTCAGCAGGAGGATGACGAAAGTGAGGCGGGAGAAACCGATGAGCAAGATAACGAAGATTTTCAGATTGGCGATGAACAATTGGAACGCCGAAG TGGTTCATCTGGCCATTTACTCCGTAATAATCTCGCGCCCGTTTCTATGCAATGGGCAATACGTAATCGCGAGTCAAGTATGCGTACAACTGGGTTACGGGTAACAGGTGGCAGTAATCTGGTTTTTATTGACTCTGCATCTTTAAGACGCACCACTGCAACGTCCGCTGTTGCAGCTGCACAAGAACCTATAATTATGGGTACTACTACCAGTTGTTTGGCACGCGCATTCGGTATTGTTATTCGACAGATAGCCGATCTTTTAGTTATGACACaagattataaaacattagctcCTTCCTTACCGCGATTGATGGAGATCACTTATCAAGACACGCTCAATCTGCAG aTGTATCTTGAAGGACATTTGAAACCCACATGGGATTGGTTGCTTACGGTAATGGATGCCACAGAGGCACAGTTAAGGTTTGGTGTATCTTTAACGCGTAGCGCAGATCCTACTCATCCAGAACATCCGTTAAACAATGCTTCATCGTTGTCTGGAGGCAATTTCTCTGGATTGTTGAACACAGCAGCTCTATCGTTGACGTTACAATCTAATACAGGTCGGAATCAACGCAGTGGTATCGCTACGAGCTCCAATATCTCCACACCACAAGCTTCTACAAGACTCACCGTTGGTTTTGCAGGCGTTGGCGAATCTTCGAGAAATAATAGAGAACGGGAAG GCGGCGATGTACACTTGGCGAGACGTGAATTTTTATCCTATTGCCTATCCTTAATGCGTGCTCATAATGCCGAGCACAGGGACAGCTTGCCGGTGTTAGATGTTTCTGCTTTAAGGCACGTGGCATACGTTTTCGATGCACTAGTATATTATATGCGTTCGTTATCGGAACCTATGACGTCACGAGGTGATGCACAAAAAGAATCAGCCAACTATTCGAGCTGGAATGACCAG GATGAAAATGATAACGACGAAGGGGAAGAATATAGCTCTCCGGTTCCCACCGCTCTGGAGACGGACTCTGTCGATTATCCTGATTTACTTCAGGTTCCCATTTCTGGATCGGGGAATAACAGTAACAACATACCAAAAGGAAGAAAGCATCCATTCTTGCAAAGATCAGACTCTACTCTGTGCCTTGGTTGCCCTCCTATTGATCCATTCGATACTGTCATGAGCGAAGCATTGCCGTTAGCAGATCAACCACATTTATTGCAACCCCATTCAAGACGGGAAGATCTTTTCGGTATCCCAAGACAACCAACATCAAGTGTAGGTCCTAATCAGAATCCATTAGAGGGGCTGCCCACGAGACTTAGTCTTTCTGCGCGTGGTGCAGACAATCGGAATACTCCCACACCGACGTTCAGTCAAATTATTCAAAGACCTCTATTAACAACGTCAGATCCGAGACGTAGTTCTGTAACAGTTGGAGATTCAACGTCTGCGAAGCATACGGTA AAGGCAAAGTCGTTTAACCATGCAAGCGATAATCATACGCTTGTTGCGGAGCAAATTGATCGAGCTCCAATAATTGTTTCCACCAACAATCAAAATGATCAGGCAATGGGAAGTACCAAAATTAATAAGGATATATGCAAATCAAATAGAAGCGTTATTGTTAGAGCTGGAACTGTATCG GAATCGGGATTAAATAAACCTGGCGCATCAGAAATTATGTCTGCATCAACTGAGGCGCCGCCAAATCCACCAGAGGAAATGGATACGTCGGGTACGAGCCACGAAACGCCAATAGTGCATGAAACAGTTGATACAAATCCAGTTTTATCTATTGGAACGaatatatcgcataacattttgtTGGGCCGTTGGAGCTTGTCGCTTGATCTGTTTGCACGAGTTTTCATGGAAGATGTTGGGCTAGAAGCCGGCTCTGTTGTATCCGAATTAGGAGGTTTTTCGGTGAAAGAAGCGAAATTCCGTAGAGCTATGGAGAAGCTTAAGAATGCGCAACAGAGAGACATTAATTTGTTAAAA GTTGAACGAGACAGAACGCAGCTGTTAGTGCAAACGATGAAGGAATTGAATACACACTACAATTTATACAATAGGCGTGCCTCTAATGCACCTCCATTAGCAGTGCATCGGGTTAAAGTAACTTTTATGGATGAACCTGGTGAAGGTACTGGCGTTACTAGAAGCTTTTACACTGCAATTGCAGAG GCATTGCTTGCAAATGAGAAACTACCTAATCTGGAAGCAGCACAAGTGGGATCAAAATATGCACAGTATAACGTTCTTCAAAAATTGAAAAGGATTGACCGTGATCGTGATTTAAGGCGACAA AATCCTAGATCTTCTGGAAAGTGTAGAGAAACGCGCAGAGCATTGTCTTTTGAAGCTCGTGTTTTTCATCCATCCAGTTCTGTCGAAGGAAGCAATAACTCTGGGGCCGGTAGTTCGTCATCCAATTCCCATCCGTTACCTGTTAGTCACCCAAATAATGATCACTTGACCATGCATCAACAACAACTCGGAGACAGGCTATATCCAAAA GTTTACGCATTGCAACCCGCATTAGCTGCTAAAATAACTGGTATGCTGTTAGAGCTGTCCCCTGCACAGTTGTTGATGTTACTAGCTTCAGAAGACGCTCTGCGGCAGAAAGTagaggaagcatttgaattaaTCCGTAGTCATAGTCAGGAGTCGGCAAGGGAAGCGCTGTTGGATCTCGATGTATTCAGTTTAATTGCACGTTGCGGTGCGAATAAGAAAAAAATCGATAATAGTATTTTAGATGACACCGAAGAtaacgcacctctcttctattctCCGGGAAAAAGAGGTTTTTACACTCCACGACAGGGGAGAGCCAGTTACGAACGTTTAAACGCGTTCAGAAATGTCGGCAG ACTTATAGGACTATGTCTCTTACAAAACGAGTTGTGCCCAATATTTTTGAATCGTCACGTGCTGAAATATATTTTGGGAAGACCAATCCGTTTCCATGATCTTGCATTTTTCGATTCTGTAATTTATGAAAGCCTAAGACAACTTGTTATCGATTCCGAAACCAAGGATAGTAATAGCTTGTTTTCTGCTCTGGACCTTACGTTTAG TATTGATTTGTGTCCTGAGGAAGGTGGGGGATCGATTGAACTTATTCGCAATGGACGTGATATAGAGGTGACTGCAAGTAACGTTTATGATTATGTACGAAAGTATGCCGAAGTACGTATGATCAAGGTACAAGAGAAAGCTTTGCATGCCATGAGAGAAGGAGTGTTCGACGTGCTACCGGAAGGGGCACTCGATGGTTTAACATCCGAAGACTTGAGACTGCTCTTAAATGGAGTCGGTGATATTAATGTTTCCGTTCTGATATCCTATACTTCGTTCAACGACGAATCAGGGGAGCCCGCTGATAGATTAGCTAAGTTCAAGCGATGGTTGTGGTCTATCGTTGAGAAAATGTCACATTCAGAACGGCAGGACTTG GTATACTTTTGGACGGGATCCCCAGCATTACCTGCAAGCGAGGATGGTTTTCAACCAATGCCGAGTGTTACATTACGACCAGCAGATGATCATCTACCAACTGCAAATACATGTATTTCCCGACTATATGTTCCATTGTACAGCTCTCGTCACGTATTAAGACATAAACTACTACTTGCTATTAAGACAAAGAACTTCGGATTTGTATGA